Proteins found in one Labrus bergylta chromosome 8, fLabBer1.1, whole genome shotgun sequence genomic segment:
- the LOC136179834 gene encoding high choriolytic enzyme 1-like has product MIPSASLLLLLLLGLSQALPLQEEGSAEEEEEVPDGVDITTRILTSNNGTDEILLEGDLLAPKTRNAMMCWSQSCLWKKTSNGLVMIPFTVNSQFTSGERQKIDYAMKGFHRKTCLRFVPRKNEYDYISIENKAGCFSNLGRTGGRQVLSLNRQGCLYHGIIQHEINHALGFQHEQSRSDRDNYVRINWENIDPQMAGNFHRESTNNLNTPYDYSSIMHYGRTAFSIQYGKDSITPIPDPNVQIGQRKGMSYWDIMRINLLYSCK; this is encoded by the coding sequence ATGATTCCGTCTgccagcctgctgctgctgctcctgctcggCCTCTCTCAGGCTCTTCCTCTTCAGGAGGAAGGAagcgcagaagaagaagaagaagtcccAGACGGCGTGGACATCACCACCAGGATTTTGACCTCCAACAACGGCACAGACGAGATCCTGCTGGAAGGAGACCTGCTGGCTCCCAAAACCAGAAACGCCATGATGTGCTGGTCCCAGAGCTGCCTGTGGAAGAAAACCTCCAACGGCCTGGTGATGATCCCCTTCACCGTGAACAGCCAGTTCACCAGCGGGGAGAGGCAGAAGATCGACTACGCCATGAAGGGGTTCCACCGCAAAACCTGCCTCCGCTTCGTCCCCCGTAAGAACGAGTACGACTACATCAGCATCGAGAACAAAGCGGGATGTTTCTCCAATCTGGGCAGAACGGGAGGCAGACAGGTGCTGTCTCTCAACAGGCAGGGCTGCCTCTACCACGGCATCATCCAGCACGAGATCAACCACGCTCTGGGCTTCCAGCACGAGCAGTCCAGGAGCGACCGCGACAACTACGTCCGGATAAACTGGGAGAACATCGACCCACAGATGGCCGGCAACTTCCACAGGGAGTCCACCAACAACCTGAACACTCCCTACGACTACTCCTCCATCATGCACTATGGAAGAACAGCCTTCTCCATCCAGTACGGCAAGGACTCCATCACCCCCATCCCCGACCCCAACGTCCAGATCGGCCAGAGGAAGGGCATGTCCTACTGGGACATCATGAGGATCAACCTGCTGTACAGCTGCAAATAA
- the LOC136179835 gene encoding high choriolytic enzyme 1-like — protein MIPSASLLLLLLLGLSQALPLQEEGSAEEEEEVPDGVDITTRILTSNNGTDEILLEGDLLAPKTRNAMMCWSQSCLWKKTSNGLVMIPFTVNSQFTSGERQKIDYAMKGFHRKTCLRFVPRKNEYDYISIENKAGCFSNLGRTGGRQVLSLNRQGCLYHGIIQHEINHALGFQHEQSRSDRDNYVRINWENIDPQMAGNFHRDSTNNLNTPYDYSSIMHYGRTAFSIQYGKDSITPIPDPNVQIGQRKGMSYWDIMRINLLYSCK, from the coding sequence ATGATTCCGTCTgccagcctgctgctgctgctcctgctcggCCTCTCTCAGGCTCTTCCTCTTCAGGAGGAAGGAagcgcagaagaagaagaagaagtcccAGACGGCGTGGACATCACCACCAGGATTTTGACCTCCAACAACGGCACAGACGAGATCCTGCTGGAAGGAGACCTGCTGGCTCCCAAAACCAGAAACGCCATGATGTGCTGGTCCCAGAGCTGCCTGTGGAAGAAAACCTCCAACGGCCTGGTGATGATCCCCTTCACCGTGAACAGCCAGTTCACCAGCGGGGAGAGGCAGAAGATCGACTACGCCATGAAGGGGTTCCACCGCAAAACCTGCCTCCGCTTCGTCCCCCGTAAGAACGAGTACGACTACATCAGCATCGAGAACAAAGCGGGATGTTTCTCCAATCTGGGCAGAACGGGAGGCAGACAGGTGCTGTCTCTCAACAGGCAGGGCTGCCTCTACCACGGCATCATCCAGCACGAGATCAACCACGCTCTGGGCTTCCAGCACGAGCAGTCCAGGAGCGACCGCGACAACTACGTCCGGATAAACTGGGAGAACATCGACCCACAGATGGCCGGCAACTTCCACAGGGATTCCACCAACAACCTGAACACTCCCTACGACTACTCCTCCATCATGCACTATGGAAGAACAGCCTTCTCCATCCAGTACGGCAAGGACTCCATCACCCCCATCCCCGACCCCAACGTCCAGATCGGCCAGAGGAAGGGCATGTCCTACTGGGACATCATGAGGATCAACCTGCTGTACAGCTGCAAATAA